From Skermanella sp. TT6, a single genomic window includes:
- a CDS encoding methionine ABC transporter ATP-binding protein yields the protein MIEFHGVEKVFPGRGGGPEVRALDGIDLSVGRGEIFGIIGRSGAGKSTLIRVVNMLERPTAGRVTVDGVDMAALDGSGLRAARRGIGMIFQHFNLLSSRTVYDNVALPLELAGLRKAEIKAKVEPLLDLVGLADKRDRYPAELSGGQKQRVGIARALSSEPKVLLCDEATSALDPETTTSILRLLADINDKLGLTIVLITHEMAVIKEICHRVAVMEAGRIIERGDVFDVFTAPRHPTTRSFVSAVAGAELPETLAARLVAEPLPGGNPVLRITFKGAMANTPIISQITRRFGLDVNILHGRIDHIQGAPFGILVVEAVGGAEAVQSAISFIQVNNLSVEVLGHVPASLRAAG from the coding sequence ATGATCGAGTTTCACGGTGTCGAGAAGGTATTTCCCGGGCGCGGCGGCGGTCCCGAGGTTCGCGCGCTCGACGGGATCGACCTTTCCGTCGGCCGCGGCGAGATCTTCGGGATCATCGGCCGCAGCGGGGCGGGCAAGAGCACGCTGATCCGCGTGGTCAACATGTTGGAGCGGCCGACCGCCGGGCGGGTCACGGTCGATGGCGTCGACATGGCGGCGCTGGACGGTTCCGGCCTGCGCGCCGCCCGGCGCGGCATCGGCATGATCTTCCAGCATTTCAACCTGCTGTCGTCGCGCACCGTGTACGACAATGTGGCGCTGCCGCTGGAACTGGCCGGCCTGCGCAAGGCGGAGATCAAGGCGAAGGTGGAGCCGCTGCTCGACCTGGTCGGCCTCGCCGACAAGCGGGACCGCTATCCCGCCGAGCTGAGCGGCGGCCAGAAGCAGCGGGTCGGCATCGCCCGCGCCCTGTCCAGCGAGCCCAAGGTGCTGCTGTGCGACGAGGCGACCTCGGCGCTCGACCCGGAAACAACCACGTCGATCCTGCGCCTGCTGGCCGACATCAACGATAAGCTCGGCCTGACCATCGTCCTGATCACCCACGAGATGGCCGTGATCAAGGAGATCTGCCACCGCGTCGCCGTCATGGAGGCCGGCCGCATCATCGAGCGCGGCGACGTGTTCGACGTGTTCACGGCGCCTCGGCACCCGACGACCCGCAGCTTCGTCTCGGCCGTGGCCGGGGCCGAGTTGCCGGAGACCCTGGCTGCCCGGCTGGTGGCGGAGCCGCTGCCCGGCGGCAACCCGGTGCTGCGCATCACCTTCAAGGGCGCCATGGCCAACACGCCGATCATCAGCCAGATAACCCGGCGCTTCGGGCTCGACGTGAACATCCTGCATGGGCGGATCGATCATATCCAGGGCGCCCCGTTCGGCATCCTGGTGGTCGAGGCGGTCGGCGGCGCCGAGGCGGTGCAGTCCGCCATCTCGTTCATCCAAGTCAACAACCTGTCGGTAGAGGTCCTCGGACATGTCCCCGCAAGTCTACGCGCTGCTGGTTAA
- a CDS encoding DUF4384 domain-containing protein, with translation MATARTTSVGVRSPGIADGGAEEIRNAVFLSAMAGRRAMAVTADREDDAALLAMAVASRMEAAGAVIMTAVAQPGTTLDDLLDQATPPRNRPAGRGSDGSPAALASRLLQGEDAGLLVVLQAHALDAGLLGRLLALSRAEPGEGRLLQVLLAGTAGLGLDQDGAVSRWHLALPQEAGLPQAVPGGRPTPGPHRLRIPALACVAAIAAAGWLAAAGREPAPVRQEAAEAPASAERPVTAGALLVSSDHGPAPSIPAGETVVVRVETASDSFVYCYYTDGLGQVARLFPNRFQPDALVPAGRVVEVPPGPDRPFHIRLDTPGRPEVVTCLASPAEVDGATLDGIDGVRTDDLLPIPGLELQDILGAFARLSGPGVDSATMPITVTAAARLSPYLQNAGLSAGSE, from the coding sequence ATGGCGACGGCGCGGACGACATCGGTTGGGGTGCGGTCCCCGGGCATCGCCGACGGCGGCGCCGAAGAGATCCGGAACGCCGTCTTCCTCTCCGCCATGGCGGGACGCAGGGCCATGGCCGTCACCGCGGACCGGGAGGACGACGCCGCCCTCCTGGCCATGGCCGTCGCGTCGCGCATGGAGGCGGCGGGTGCCGTGATCATGACCGCCGTCGCCCAGCCCGGCACGACTCTGGACGACCTGCTCGACCAGGCGACCCCGCCGCGGAACCGCCCGGCGGGACGCGGGTCCGACGGCAGCCCCGCGGCGCTGGCCTCGCGCCTGCTCCAGGGGGAGGATGCCGGGCTTCTCGTCGTCCTCCAGGCCCATGCCCTGGACGCGGGCCTGCTCGGCCGGCTTCTGGCGCTGTCCCGGGCCGAACCGGGCGAGGGCCGCCTGCTCCAGGTGCTGCTGGCCGGGACCGCCGGGCTCGGCCTGGACCAGGACGGCGCGGTGTCCCGGTGGCACCTCGCGCTGCCGCAGGAGGCGGGTCTGCCGCAGGCCGTTCCCGGCGGACGGCCGACCCCGGGTCCGCACCGGCTCCGCATACCGGCCCTGGCGTGCGTCGCGGCCATCGCCGCGGCGGGGTGGCTGGCCGCCGCCGGGCGGGAGCCGGCTCCTGTCCGCCAGGAGGCGGCGGAGGCACCGGCGTCGGCGGAGAGGCCGGTGACGGCGGGCGCCCTGCTGGTTTCCAGCGATCATGGACCAGCCCCGAGCATACCCGCCGGGGAGACGGTGGTGGTGCGGGTGGAGACCGCCTCGGACAGCTTCGTCTATTGCTACTACACGGACGGGCTCGGCCAAGTGGCGCGGCTCTTCCCCAACCGGTTCCAGCCCGACGCCCTGGTTCCGGCCGGCAGGGTCGTGGAGGTGCCGCCCGGACCGGACCGGCCGTTCCACATCCGCCTGGACACGCCGGGACGACCGGAGGTGGTCACCTGCCTGGCATCGCCGGCCGAGGTGGACGGCGCCACGCTCGACGGGATCGACGGCGTCCGCACCGACGACTTGCTCCCGATCCCCGGGCTGGAGTTGCAGGACATCCTGGGCGCCTTCGCGAGGCTGTCGGGGCCGGGAGTGGACAGCGCCACCATGCCCATCACCGTCACGGCGGCGGCACGTCTTTCCCCCTATCTTCAGAACGCCGGCCTGTCGGCGGGCAGCGAGTAG